One genomic window of Candidatus Scalindua japonica includes the following:
- a CDS encoding cell envelope integrity protein TolA, which yields MNYHKPGLAISIFFHIMLVALAFYIKKPVAQQNMKAILEFNVTNIIKTGEQEIDKNSMETAEAIKNQASIPAMVKQETKNKVEEELVEQEKQEITYSAEYFKTQKEINTKQPQIQKKNTATQDSKEIKANVVIKEELPVPDNVKQERVVKTKKRVPAKAVEVTEKVKHAVTETTHESKSVVNAGQSGGISKSDRMQHELNQSSENRYIKEHFDYINKIIRINISYPYKARKMSMEGDVILSFIVCLDGSVKGIKVNKSSGFSTLDDNAEQAVRKASPFPPPPVEVRIVIPITYKLNT from the coding sequence ATGAATTACCATAAACCAGGATTGGCTATCTCTATTTTCTTTCATATTATGCTTGTGGCCCTGGCCTTTTATATTAAGAAACCGGTCGCACAGCAGAACATGAAAGCGATCCTGGAGTTTAATGTAACAAATATCATAAAAACAGGTGAACAAGAGATCGATAAGAACAGCATGGAAACGGCAGAGGCTATAAAAAACCAGGCATCAATCCCTGCCATGGTTAAACAGGAAACCAAAAACAAGGTGGAAGAAGAACTGGTAGAACAGGAAAAGCAGGAAATAACTTATAGCGCTGAATACTTTAAAACCCAAAAGGAGATCAATACTAAACAACCGCAAATACAGAAAAAAAATACGGCCACTCAAGATTCCAAAGAGATTAAAGCGAATGTTGTGATAAAAGAAGAGTTGCCAGTGCCTGACAATGTCAAACAGGAGAGGGTAGTCAAGACGAAAAAAAGAGTACCTGCAAAGGCTGTTGAGGTAACAGAAAAAGTTAAGCACGCTGTTACAGAAACCACGCATGAATCAAAAAGTGTTGTAAATGCTGGACAATCAGGAGGGATTTCAAAATCAGATAGAATGCAGCATGAATTAAATCAGAGTTCTGAAAACCGATATATCAAGGAACATTTTGATTACATAAACAAAATAATTCGTATAAATATATCATATCCTTACAAAGCGCGAAAGATGTCTATGGAAGGTGATGTCATACTATCATTCATTGTCTGCCTGGACGGGAGTGTAAAAGGTATTAAGGTAAATAAAAGTTCAGGTTTCTCAACCCTGGATGATAATGCTGAACAAGCTGTCAGAAAGGCTTCTCCATTTCCTCCACCACCGGTTGAAGTAAGAATTGTAATTCCCATAACTTATAAATTAAACACATAG